The sequence GCTGGCGGCGGCGCACCAACCCGGTGCACACCATGCTGGACACCGGTACCGACGCCGCCCTCGGCAACCAGGGCTTCCCGCACGGCATCGGCGGCGCCGACGACGTGATCGCCATGCCGCTGCAGTGCTCCACCCAGTGGGACGGGCTCGGGCACATCTTCGACCACGGCAAGGCGTGGAACGGGCGCCCGGCGGAGAAGGTCGTGACCTCCGACGGCGACCTGGTGACCGGCATCGAGCACATGGCGTCGCACGTCGCCGGGCGGGGCGTACTCCTGGACGTCGGCCGCACGATCGGCAGAGCGGACTCAGGTCACGCGGACGGCGAGTTGCCCGACGGGTTCGCCGTCACCGAGGAGCACCTGGCCGCGACCGCCGAGGCCCAGGGGGTCGCGGTCGGCCGCGGCGACATCGTGCTCGTGCGCACCGGCCAGCTCGCCCGGGCCCGCCGCGACGGCTGGGGCGACTACGCCGGCGGTCCCGCGCCCGGCCTGTCCTTCACCACGGCCGGCTGGCTGCACGGCAGCGAGATCGCGGCGATCGCCACCGACACCTGGGGCTTCGAGGTACGGCCCAACGAGTTCGAGCACGCCTTCCAGCCGCTGCACCAGGTGGCCATCCCCCACATAGGCCTGCTGATCGGCGAGATGTGGGACCTGGACGCGCTCGCGAAGGACTGCGCGGCCGACGGCGTGTACGAGTTCTGGCTCACCGCAGCGCCCCTGCCCATCACCGGCGCGGTCGGCTCCCCCGTCAACCCGATCGCCGTCAAGTAGTCCGGCCGAACGGACCGGTCGAACGGACCGGTCGAGTGGTCCGGTCCAGCGGACCGATCAACAAGACTCAGGAACAAGGGAGTTCCCCCATGAGCAGAGCCCGTACGGTCCTGGTGATCGGCGGTGGCGCGGCCGGCAACGCCGTGACGATCCTGCTGCGCCGCGCCGGCCTCGCGGTGGACCTGATCGAGGCCAGGAACGACTGGAACGCCACCGCCGGTTCCGGCATCACCCTCCAGGGCAACGCCCTGCGCGTGCTGCGGGAGTTGGGTGTCTGGGAGGAGGTGGAGGCCGCCGGTTTCGGCTTCGGTTCGGTCGGCATCACCGCCCCCGACGGCACCGTCCTGCACGTGCAGGACGACCTGCGCACCGGCGGCGACGATCTGCCCGCCACCGTCGGTATGCAGCGGCCCCGGCTGCAGCGGATCCTGATCGGGGCCGTACGGGCCAGTGGCGCCGCGGTCCGCCTCGGCATCACCGCCGACATCGTGGACCAGGACGCGGACGGTGTCGGTGTCCGCTTCGACGACGGCTCCGAGGGCCGCTACGACCTGGTGATCGCCGCGGACGGCCTCGGCTCCGCCACCCGCGCCGCTATCGGCATCGCCGACAAGCCCGAACCGACCGGCATGGCCATCTGGCGGATCGCCGCCCCGCGCCCGGCGGGTCTGACCCGCACCGACCTCGCCTACGGCGGCCCGGCCCACATCGCCGGTTACTGCCCCACCAGCGACAGCACCCTGTACGCCTATGTCGTCGAGGCCAACCGCGAGCGCGCCTCGATACCGGCCGGGTCCCACGCCGACGAGATGCGGCGCCTGGCTTCCGCGTACGGCGGCTTCTGGCCGGAGATCACCGAGCACATCACGGATCCGGCGCAGGTCAACTACACCTGGTTCGAGCGGCTGTTGGTCGAGGGGTCCTGGCACCGTGGCCGGGTCGTGCTGATCGGCGACGCGGCGCACTGCTGTCCGCCCACCCTCGCGCAGGGCGCCGCACTGTCCCTGGAGGACGCGTGGGTGCTCGCGCAGTCGCTCACCGGGTCCGACGAGTGGGACGACGCGCTGTTCCAGGCGTACTACGAGCGGCGGATCGCCCGGGTGCGCCCGGTCGTGGAGGCCTCCGTGCAGATCGGCCGGTGGCAGCTCGACGGGGTGCGTGACGCCGATGTGCCCGGTCTGATGACCCGCACCATGACGATGCTGCGGGAGCTGCCGTGACCGCCCGCCCGTCGTCCGTCGGCCGCCCCGCGTCGGTCGCCGACGCCCGCCCCGTCCCGACCGTGGACGTGCACGCCCACGTCCTGCTGCCCGAGGTGGAGGCGCTGGTGGCCGGTCTGCCGGGGCTCGACGAGGCCAGGGCGCTGGACGCCCGCCGCAACGGCCCCGACGCCCTCGCGGTCAGCGGGCCGATGGTGCGCGAACGTGTCCCCAGGCTGACGGACCCTGCCGTGCGTCTGGCCGTGATGGACAGCCAGGGCGTGGACATCCAACTGGTCAGCCCCTCCCCCTCGCACTACCACTACTGGGCGGACGAGGAGACTGCCGAAAAGGTGTACCGGCTCGCCGACGAGGCGACGGCGGCGCACTGTTCGGCCGCACCCGACCGGCTGCGCGGCCTCGGGCTCGTACCGCTCCAGCATCCGGACCGCCTCGTGCCCGCTCTCGACCACGCCCTGGGACTGGGACTGGCCGGGGTGGAGATGTCAAGCCACGCCCCCGGGCGGGAGCTGTCCGATCCGGCGTACGAGCCCTTCTGGGCCCGGGCGGCGGAGACCGGCGCGGTCGTCTTCCTGCATCCCTTCGGGTGCACGCTCGACGAGCGCCTGGACCGGTGGTACCTGTCCAACACCGTGGGCCAGCCCACCGAGAACGCCGTCGCCCTCTCCCACCTGATCTTCTCCGGCGTACTGGACCGCCACCCCGGTCTGAAGGTGCTCGCGGCCCACGGCGGCGGCTACCTGCCCACCCATATCGGCCGCTCCGACCACGCCTGGGCGACCCGCTCCGACGCGGGCGCCGGCTGCGCGCGGCCGCCGAGCAGCTATCTGCGGCGGCTGTACTTCGACTCGCTGGTCCACGACCCGTACGTCCTGCGGGAGTTGGTCCGCGTCGCCGGGGCGGACCGGGTCCTGCTGGGCTCCGACTTCCCCTTCGACATGGGCACCGAGGACCCGGTCGCCGCCCTGCGCGCGGCACATCTGACCGAGGCCGACTTCGACGCCGTACGCGGTGCAAACGCCGCCGCCCTGCTCCACATCGCGCCCGCACACGACCCCGCCTGAACGCTCCGCCCGAGGAGGACTCATGAGCGCACGACCGCTCACCCATCTGCGGCACGTCGACCTCGCCGTGCCCGACTACGACAAGCAGCTCGACTTCTACTCCGGTGTCTGGGGCCTGACCACGGTCGCCGAGGACTCCGGTGTCTCCTTCCTGGCCGCCGAGGGCTCCCCGGAGCAGTACGTCGTGCGGCTGCGCAAGGCCGAGGAGAAGCGCCTCGACCTCGTCTCCTACGGGGCCGCGAGCCCGGCGGACGTCGACACCCTCGCCGAACGACTTCTCGCCGGTGGCGTGCGGTTGATAACCCGGCCGGGCAAGGTCGACACCCCCGGCGGCGGTTACGGCTTCCGCTTCTTCGACGTCGACGGCCGCACCATCGAGGTCTCCGCGGACGTCGAGGTGCGCCGGCACCGCCGTATCGAGGAGAAGGAGGCCATCCCCGTCAAGCTGTCGCACGTGGTCCTCAACTCCCCCGATCTCGACCGCACCCGGGAGTGGTACGAGCGCCACCTGGGCTTCCGGCTCTCCGACACGCTCAGCTCGCCGCACATGGGCGAGGTCATGCACTTCATGCGGATCAGCAACCAGCACCACTCCATGGCCCTGGCCAAGGGCCCGCACACCGCCCTGCACCACGTCTCCTTCGAGATGCGCGGCATCGACGAGTACATGCGCGGCTCGGGCCGTGTCATGCGGGCGGGCTTCCAGAAGATCTGGGGTCCGGGCAGGCACATGGCGGGGGACAACACCTTCACCTACTTCCTCGACCCGCACGGCAACACGGTCGAGTACACGACGGAGTTGGAGGTGCTGGACGAGGACAATTGGCATCCGCACGTCTACGACTTCTCGCGCCCCGAGGTGACCGACCAGTGGGGTACGGCCAACCCCATGAACGAGTTCGTCGCCAAGGAGTCCTTCAACGACCCCGACCGCGGCGTGTTCGTCGCCCCGCCCGTCTGAGGAGCCCGCCATGCGTTTCGCCACGTACAGGACCCGTGAGCAGCGACACCGCGGTCGCGTGGCCGTCGTGGAGGAGGACGGCACCCTCTTCCCGCTGCCCGGTGTCCACTCGCTGACCGCGCTGCTCGCGGAGACCGACGGCCTTCCCGGGCTGCTCGAAGCCGGCGCGGCGGCCCTCGACGTCCCGCCGGGCCCCCATGTCTCCCAGGTGCGGCTGCTGTCTCCCCTCCGGCCCGCATCCGTGAGGGACTTCGTCACCTTCGAGGAGCACGTCGAAGGTGTACGCCGCTCGGTCGACGGCGCCTCGGGCGTCCCCGGGCAGTGGTACGCGGCACCGACGTTCTACTTCACCAACCCCCATGCGGTGTACGGGCCCGGCGACGGCGTGCCCGTGCCGCCCGGGTCGGCCGCCCTGGACTTCGAACTCGAAGTGGGGGCCGTCGTCGGACGGGAGGGACAGGACCTCACGCCCGCGCAGGCCCGCGACCACATCGTCGGCTACACCGTCCTCGACGACTGGTCCGCCCGCGACCTGCAGTCCGCGGAGATGAGGGTCGGGCTCGGACCGTGCAAGGGCAAGGACACCGCGACCACCCTCGGCCCGTACCTCGTCACCGCCGACGAACTGGAGCGGTACCGGGACGACGAGGGCTTCCTGCGCCTGGCCCTGACCGCCGAGATCAACGGCAGGGTGGTCGGCGAGGACCTGCTGTCCAACATGAGCTGGACCTTCGAGGAGATGACCGCGTACGCCTCCCGCGGCACCCGGGTCGTACCGGGTGACGTCCTCGGCTCCGGGACCTGCGGCAACGGCGGCTGCCTCGCCGAACTGTGGGGCCTGCGCGGCGCACAGGACCCGCCACCGCTGAGGCCCGGGGACACGGTCACCCTCACCGTCGAGGGCATCGGCACGCTCACCAACACCGTCGTCCCGGGCGCCGATCCCGTACCCCTGCCGGCCGCTCGCCGACGAGGTCGGGAGCGGCCGGGGGCGGGCACGGTCACGCCCGTCGGTGGGAGAGGCGCCGCGCCAGCAGGGGAATGATCACGGCGGCGGCCACCACATGGGACACGGCGAGGACGACCTGCGTGGACGTGGCGGTGTGCGGGGCGACGGCGGGGCCCACCAGGGACAGCGCGGTCAGCGCGACGGTCGTCACCACGAACGTCCGCGCGGGCCGCTCGGCCCAGCGGGCGAGGGCCATGGCGAGGACGACCCCGACGACCGCCCAGAACAGCACGCCCCCGGCGAAGCCTCCCACCGGGATCTCGGCGGCCTCGGTGGCCCCCGGACTTGCCGCGTCCATCGGTACTCCGGAACCCCGTGCGGCGAGCGCGAAGGCTTCGGTCACGACGGCGCCCGCGAGGACCGCCACCACCCCGACCTGCCACACGGGACGCGTGGCGAGGGACCGGGCGGTGGTCTGGCTCTGAGGTGTGGTGGCGCTCATGGCTGGTTCTCCTGTCGGTCGTTCGTGGCTGATTGCCTTTCACAGAGTCAGACCGGGATACGGCCGGAAACTGAGCGGTCGTCGGGCAGACGTTTTCCGCCGTCGGAAGACGGCAGGTCCAGGCCCGTCCGCCGGCCGCGCGCACTTGCGTCCCACCCTCCGCCGTCCCACCCCTCCACGGCGGTTTGTTACGCTCCCGGGGCCTCCCGCGGGGGAAGTCCGGTGAGAGTCCGGCGCTGACCCGCAACGGTGTGCGTGGGGACCTGGTGGTCCCCGCGCGAGTCCGATCGCCCGTGGGTGGCGCGACCCGTCGACTGCTCGCCGTGGACTGCGAGAGGGGACCGCACGGCCGGTCACGGCTGTACGGGGCCGTCTCCTGATGGATGTTCACCAGGCGGCCCCATCCGAAGGACCGCCCGACCGTGCGCCGAAGTCCGACCAAGATCTCGCGTCCCGCCAAGACCTCCCGACCGGACCGGACCCGGACACCCGTGCCCTGGCTCGTTCTCGGGCTGGCCCTGCTGCTGCTCGTGTCGCTGGTGTGCGGCGTCGGGCTCGGGGCCGCCGGGATCGGCTGGGCGGACGTCTTCCGGTTCCTGTGGGCCGGGGTCACCGGCGGTGGCATCGGCACCCGCGACGTGGCCTCGTACACCATCGTGTGGGAGATCCGGCTGCCGCGTGTGGTGCTCGGCGCGGTCGTCGGGGCGGGGCTCGCCGCCGTCGGTGTGGCGGTGCAGGCGATGGTCCGCAACGCGCTCGCCGATCCCTTCGTGCTGGGCATCTCCTCGGGTGCCGCGGTGGGTGCCAACGCCGTGATCCTGCTGGGGGCGTTCGCGGGTCTCGGCGTGTGGGCGCTGTCGGTGTCGGCGTTCGCCTCGGCCCTCGCCGCGATGGCCCTCGTGTACGCGGCGGCCCGGTCGGCGCACGGACTCACTCCGCTGCGGCTGATCCTGACCGGCACGGCACTGGCGTACGGCTTCGAGGCGATCACCACGGTGATGGTGTTCGGCGCGGCCCGGGGCGAGGCCGCCCGCTCGGCGATGATGTGGCTGCTGGGGAGTCTGGGCGGGGCGACCTGGGCCCAGGTGCCACTGGCCGCCATGACCGTGGCGGCCGGGTGGGCGTGGCTGCGGTGGCGGGCCGAGTCGATCGACGCGCTCGCCATGGGTGACGAGACCTCCGCCGCGCTCGGAGTTCAACCGGGGCGGCTGCGCCGGGAGTTGTTCCTCGTCACCGCCGCCGTCACCGGGACGGTGGTGGCCGTCAGCGGGGCCATCGGGTTCGTCGGACTGATGGTGCCGCATGTCGTACGGATGATGGTGGGCGCCGATCACCGCCGGGTGCTGGCCGTGGCACCGCTCGCCGGAGCCGTTCTGCTGGTGTGGGCCGATCTGCTGTCCCGGCTGCTGCTCGCCCCCGCCGAACTGCCCGTCGGGGTGATCACCGCGGTCGTCGGGGTGCCCGCCTTCCTGCTGCTGATGCGCCGCGGCGGTTACGCGTTCGGGGGCCGCTGATGGCAACCGCCCTCTCCATTCCGCCGGGCACCGGGTCCGGCACCAGGAGGATTCATGCGGCTTGATCTGGAGGGTGTCACGGTCGAGATGGCCGGGACCCGGCTGGTCGACGACATCCAACTCGCCGTGGCGAGCGGGGCCTTCGTCGGGCTCGTCGGTCCGAACGGCAGCGGCAAGTCGACGCTGCTGCGCTGTGTGTACCGGGCGCTGCGCCCGGCCGGCGGTGTGGTGCGGCTCGACGGGGACGACGTACACGCCATGGACCCCAGGGCCACCGCGCGGGTGCTGGCCGCGCTGCCGCAGGAGTCGACGGCGGAGTTCGACTTCACGGTCACCGAGGTGATCGCCATGGGGCGGCTGCCCCACCGTGGCCGGACGGCCGCGGCGGACCGGGAGATCTGCGCCGACGCCATGGCGCGGACCGGGGTGGCCCACCTGGCCGACCGGGGCTTCCTCGCCCTGTCCGGCGGCGAGAGGCAGCGCGTGCTCATCGCCCGCGCCCTCGCCCAGCAGCCGCGAGTCCTCGTACTCGACGAACCCACCAACCACCTCGACATCGCGCACCAGTTGGACGTCCTGTCCCTGGTCCGGGGCAGCGGCCCGACCGTGCTGGCGGCCCTGCACGACCTCAACCTGGCCGCCTCCCACTGCGATCTGCTGTACGTGATCTCGCGGGGCCGGGTCATCGCCTCCGGGCCGCCCCACGACGTACTGCGGCCGGAGCTGCTCGCCGAGGTGTTCGGCGTCCGCGCGCACCCCGTACGGCATCCGGAGACCGGCGCCGTCCAGCTTCTCTTCGACCTCCTCCCGCCCACCGCGTGAGACCCACCCCGGTAGGACCCACCCCTGAAGGCCTCTCCCGTAAGGACGTTCATGCGCAAGCTGCTCTCCGCCGCCCTCTGCCTCGCCGCGACCGCCGCCCTCTCGGGCTGCGGCGCCACGGTCGAGAAGTCCGAGTCCGGGTCCCAAGGCACCAAGTCCTCCTCGGTCACGCTCACCAACTGCGGCCGGAAGGTCACGTACGAAAAGGTCCCCCGGCGGGTGGTCACCAACGACGTCGGTATCACCGAGCTGATGTTCGCGCTCGGTCTGGAGGACCGCATGGCCGGGTTCGCCATGCCCGACGACAAGGGCGATCTGACCTCCGTGCCGTGGAAGGACGGCTACGACGAGGTCAAGTGGATCTCGAAGGACCAGCTCACCAAGGAGAACGTCCTCGACGCACGCGCCGACCTCGTCTTCGCGGGCTGGAACTACGGCTTCCGCGAGGACGGCGGATTCACCCCCGACGCCCTGCGCAAGCTCGGTGTCCCCTCGTACGTCCTCACCGAGTCCTGCCGCAACGGCCGTACGGAGTCCTCGCGAGGCATCATGCCGCCGCTGGAGGCGCTCTACACCGACCTCACCAACCTCGGGAAGCTCTTCGGGGTGGAGAAGAGGGCGGCCACGCTGATCGCCGGTTTCCGCGAGCAGATCGCCGAGGTCGAGGACAAGGCCCCGAAGGAGAAGCCCGAGGTCTTCCTCTACGACAGCGGCCAGGACCAGCCCTTCACCTCCGGCCGTTACGCCGCCCCCGAGGAGATCATCGACAGGGCCGGCGGGGTCAATGTCACGCACGACATCGAGGACTCCTGGACCACCGTCGGCTGGGAGACCGTCGTCGAGCGTGACCCGGACGTCATCGTGATCTGCGACTACGGTGACGTGAGCGCCGAGCGGAAGAGGAAGTTCCTGCTCTCCTACGCTCCCCTGCGCAACGTCTCCGCCGTCAGGCACAAGCGGATCTTCGTCCTCGACTACGTCGACCTGGTCGAGAGCCCCCGCAACCCGTCGGCGATCGCCCGCCTGGGTACCTACCTGCGGACGGTGGCTCAGGACCAGGACTCATAGTGGACGCTCGGCTCAGGTCCCGGTGGCCTGGGCCGCCGCCCGTCCCGCCGCGCGGCCCGAGAAGAGGCAGCCGCCGAGGAACGTGCCCTCCAGGGAGCGGTATCCGTGGACGCCGCCGCCTCCGAACCCGGAGACCTCACCGGCCGCGTACAGGCCGGGCACCGGCGTACCGGTCGCGTTCAGGACCCGGCCGGAGAGGTCGGTCTGGAGGCCGCCGAGGGTCTTGCGGGTCAGGATGTTGAGGCGAACGGCGATGAGCGGCCCGGCACTCGAGTCCATGATCTTGTGGGCGGCGGCCGTGCGGCTGATGCTGTCCCCGGGGTAGGCGAGGGCGTTGCGGATGCCCATGACCTGGAGGTCCTTGGTGTACGGGTTGTCCATCTCCCGGTCACGGGCGTCGATCTGGCGTTGCAGGTCGGCCAGGTCGATCAGGCCGTCGCCGGTCAGCTTGTTCATGCCGCGGACGAGTTCCGACAGGGAGGTGGCGACGACGAAGTCCACGCCGTTCTTCTTGAACTTCTCGATCGGCTCGGGGGTCTGCCAGATGCGCGAGAGGAGCTTCCAGATGTTCTTCTCGGTGAGGTCCGGGTTCTGCTCGGAGCCGGAGAGCGCGAACTCCTTGGCGATGATCTTCTGGGTGGTGACGAACCACGAGTAGTCGTATCCGGAAGCGGTGATCGACTTGAGGGTGTGGAGGGTGTCGTAGCCGGGCATGTCGGGCGCGCCGAAGCGTTTGCCGGTGGCGTCGAACCACATGGACGACGGGCCCGGCAGGATGCGGATGCCGTGCCCCGGCCAGATGGGGTCGTAGTTCCTGAGGCCCTCGGTGTAGTGCCACATGCGGTCGGGGTTGACGATCCGGCCGCCGGCCTTCTCGGTGATCGCGAGCATCCGGCCGTCCACATGGGCCGGAACTCCGGTGATCATGGTCTTGGGCGGGGTGCCGAGCCGGGCCGGCCAGTTCTGCCGTACGAGGTCGTGGTTGGCGCCGATGCCGCCGGAGGTGACGATGACGACCGGGGCGCGCAGCTCGAACTCGCCGACGACCGTGCGGGAACTGGGCTTGCCCCGGGCCGCGTCGCTCGGCTCGAGAACGGCGCCCCGGACGCCGGTGACGGCTCCGCCGGTCGTGACGAGGCCGTCGACGCGGTGCCGGAACTTGAAGGTGACCTTCCCGTCCGCGACCGCGGCACGCACCTTCTTCTCGAACGGTTCGACGACCGCGGGACCCGTGCCCCAGGTGACGTGGAAGCGCGGCACCGAGTTGCCGTGTCCGTCCGCGAGGCCGCCGCCGCGCTCCGCCCAGCCGACGATCGGGAACCACTGCACGCCCAGACCCGCGAGCCAGGAGCGCTTCTCCCCGGAGGCGAAGTCGACGTACGCCTCGGCCCACTTGTAGGCCCAGTGGTCCTGGCCCGACCTGTCGGTGATGCCTCGGTCGAAGCCGGCCGTGCCCAGCCAGTCCTGCCAGGCCAGTTCCTGGGA is a genomic window of Streptomyces sp. NBC_00414 containing:
- a CDS encoding amidohydrolase family protein codes for the protein MTARPSSVGRPASVADARPVPTVDVHAHVLLPEVEALVAGLPGLDEARALDARRNGPDALAVSGPMVRERVPRLTDPAVRLAVMDSQGVDIQLVSPSPSHYHYWADEETAEKVYRLADEATAAHCSAAPDRLRGLGLVPLQHPDRLVPALDHALGLGLAGVEMSSHAPGRELSDPAYEPFWARAAETGAVVFLHPFGCTLDERLDRWYLSNTVGQPTENAVALSHLIFSGVLDRHPGLKVLAAHGGGYLPTHIGRSDHAWATRSDAGAGCARPPSSYLRRLYFDSLVHDPYVLRELVRVAGADRVLLGSDFPFDMGTEDPVAALRAAHLTEADFDAVRGANAAALLHIAPAHDPA
- a CDS encoding fumarylacetoacetate hydrolase family protein yields the protein MRFATYRTREQRHRGRVAVVEEDGTLFPLPGVHSLTALLAETDGLPGLLEAGAAALDVPPGPHVSQVRLLSPLRPASVRDFVTFEEHVEGVRRSVDGASGVPGQWYAAPTFYFTNPHAVYGPGDGVPVPPGSAALDFELEVGAVVGREGQDLTPAQARDHIVGYTVLDDWSARDLQSAEMRVGLGPCKGKDTATTLGPYLVTADELERYRDDEGFLRLALTAEINGRVVGEDLLSNMSWTFEEMTAYASRGTRVVPGDVLGSGTCGNGGCLAELWGLRGAQDPPPLRPGDTVTLTVEGIGTLTNTVVPGADPVPLPAARRRGRERPGAGTVTPVGGRGAAPAGE
- a CDS encoding FecCD family ABC transporter permease, with the protein product MFTRRPHPKDRPTVRRSPTKISRPAKTSRPDRTRTPVPWLVLGLALLLLVSLVCGVGLGAAGIGWADVFRFLWAGVTGGGIGTRDVASYTIVWEIRLPRVVLGAVVGAGLAAVGVAVQAMVRNALADPFVLGISSGAAVGANAVILLGAFAGLGVWALSVSAFASALAAMALVYAAARSAHGLTPLRLILTGTALAYGFEAITTVMVFGAARGEAARSAMMWLLGSLGGATWAQVPLAAMTVAAGWAWLRWRAESIDALAMGDETSAALGVQPGRLRRELFLVTAAVTGTVVAVSGAIGFVGLMVPHVVRMMVGADHRRVLAVAPLAGAVLLVWADLLSRLLLAPAELPVGVITAVVGVPAFLLLMRRGGYAFGGR
- a CDS encoding ABC transporter ATP-binding protein — translated: MRLDLEGVTVEMAGTRLVDDIQLAVASGAFVGLVGPNGSGKSTLLRCVYRALRPAGGVVRLDGDDVHAMDPRATARVLAALPQESTAEFDFTVTEVIAMGRLPHRGRTAAADREICADAMARTGVAHLADRGFLALSGGERQRVLIARALAQQPRVLVLDEPTNHLDIAHQLDVLSLVRGSGPTVLAALHDLNLAASHCDLLYVISRGRVIASGPPHDVLRPELLAEVFGVRAHPVRHPETGAVQLLFDLLPPTA
- a CDS encoding DUF6069 family protein; the encoded protein is MSATTPQSQTTARSLATRPVWQVGVVAVLAGAVVTEAFALAARGSGVPMDAASPGATEAAEIPVGGFAGGVLFWAVVGVVLAMALARWAERPARTFVVTTVALTALSLVGPAVAPHTATSTQVVLAVSHVVAAAVIIPLLARRLSHRRA
- a CDS encoding FAD-dependent oxidoreductase → MSRARTVLVIGGGAAGNAVTILLRRAGLAVDLIEARNDWNATAGSGITLQGNALRVLRELGVWEEVEAAGFGFGSVGITAPDGTVLHVQDDLRTGGDDLPATVGMQRPRLQRILIGAVRASGAAVRLGITADIVDQDADGVGVRFDDGSEGRYDLVIAADGLGSATRAAIGIADKPEPTGMAIWRIAAPRPAGLTRTDLAYGGPAHIAGYCPTSDSTLYAYVVEANRERASIPAGSHADEMRRLASAYGGFWPEITEHITDPAQVNYTWFERLLVEGSWHRGRVVLIGDAAHCCPPTLAQGAALSLEDAWVLAQSLTGSDEWDDALFQAYYERRIARVRPVVEASVQIGRWQLDGVRDADVPGLMTRTMTMLRELP
- a CDS encoding ABC transporter substrate-binding protein, which translates into the protein MRKLLSAALCLAATAALSGCGATVEKSESGSQGTKSSSVTLTNCGRKVTYEKVPRRVVTNDVGITELMFALGLEDRMAGFAMPDDKGDLTSVPWKDGYDEVKWISKDQLTKENVLDARADLVFAGWNYGFREDGGFTPDALRKLGVPSYVLTESCRNGRTESSRGIMPPLEALYTDLTNLGKLFGVEKRAATLIAGFREQIAEVEDKAPKEKPEVFLYDSGQDQPFTSGRYAAPEEIIDRAGGVNVTHDIEDSWTTVGWETVVERDPDVIVICDYGDVSAERKRKFLLSYAPLRNVSAVRHKRIFVLDYVDLVESPRNPSAIARLGTYLRTVAQDQDS
- a CDS encoding cyclase family protein, with the translated sequence MTPHDRSDPGGAIARAAKSFSNWGRWGEDDVLGTLNHLDEAKRREGAALVRRGVSFSLSQRFDMDGPQKGWRRRTNPVHTMLDTGTDAALGNQGFPHGIGGADDVIAMPLQCSTQWDGLGHIFDHGKAWNGRPAEKVVTSDGDLVTGIEHMASHVAGRGVLLDVGRTIGRADSGHADGELPDGFAVTEEHLAATAEAQGVAVGRGDIVLVRTGQLARARRDGWGDYAGGPAPGLSFTTAGWLHGSEIAAIATDTWGFEVRPNEFEHAFQPLHQVAIPHIGLLIGEMWDLDALAKDCAADGVYEFWLTAAPLPITGAVGSPVNPIAVK
- a CDS encoding FAD-binding dehydrogenase, with the translated sequence MENSPALAAITRRRALTAAGGALAATALAQATAPAFAASAASSDADAIVVGGGLAGLVATAELAAAGRKVLLLDQEPATNLGGQAFWSFGGLFLVDSDEQRLMGIKDSQELAWQDWLGTAGFDRGITDRSGQDHWAYKWAEAYVDFASGEKRSWLAGLGVQWFPIVGWAERGGGLADGHGNSVPRFHVTWGTGPAVVEPFEKKVRAAVADGKVTFKFRHRVDGLVTTGGAVTGVRGAVLEPSDAARGKPSSRTVVGEFELRAPVVIVTSGGIGANHDLVRQNWPARLGTPPKTMITGVPAHVDGRMLAITEKAGGRIVNPDRMWHYTEGLRNYDPIWPGHGIRILPGPSSMWFDATGKRFGAPDMPGYDTLHTLKSITASGYDYSWFVTTQKIIAKEFALSGSEQNPDLTEKNIWKLLSRIWQTPEPIEKFKKNGVDFVVATSLSELVRGMNKLTGDGLIDLADLQRQIDARDREMDNPYTKDLQVMGIRNALAYPGDSISRTAAAHKIMDSSAGPLIAVRLNILTRKTLGGLQTDLSGRVLNATGTPVPGLYAAGEVSGFGGGGVHGYRSLEGTFLGGCLFSGRAAGRAAAQATGT
- a CDS encoding VOC family protein produces the protein MSARPLTHLRHVDLAVPDYDKQLDFYSGVWGLTTVAEDSGVSFLAAEGSPEQYVVRLRKAEEKRLDLVSYGAASPADVDTLAERLLAGGVRLITRPGKVDTPGGGYGFRFFDVDGRTIEVSADVEVRRHRRIEEKEAIPVKLSHVVLNSPDLDRTREWYERHLGFRLSDTLSSPHMGEVMHFMRISNQHHSMALAKGPHTALHHVSFEMRGIDEYMRGSGRVMRAGFQKIWGPGRHMAGDNTFTYFLDPHGNTVEYTTELEVLDEDNWHPHVYDFSRPEVTDQWGTANPMNEFVAKESFNDPDRGVFVAPPV